The Linepithema humile isolate Giens D197 chromosome 2, Lhum_UNIL_v1.0, whole genome shotgun sequence genome has a segment encoding these proteins:
- the LOC105673930 gene encoding MLX-interacting protein isoform X2 → MQAELIYRKPSAMTSQGGFHCVSSDKKREKNGGRDSRETIHSGHFMVSDFEAEAQDDEDELAVPVPDQEEAQTTRFPIAVPPRFPYDKFTSSGSFYDKNTSQQLSIETSLNKLFQCMSLAYRQKLTSPKWNRFKGIRLRWKDKIRLNNVIWRCWHMQFILKQNTLVCQFASPLDVDTHNKPEAVVLEGKYWKRKLAAVTAEYKKWRMFYRNKILGWTNKDGTEMMESMDMLDWDNGGGTIGNFGTGTGNAFGGIGGAPGGESMMVDEDYMELMTDTLFSTISSNQPIYFPDPREIARGASLADFIQPSLGPLQPNLDDFMDTLEPLQEFLNSKLPPVPEEDDMFRNSSLSANYSDLDLMTPINQMNEIGEDPTTLKNQASQQQQQQQQQQPQQLQQEEQAASMQNLQYTAKIYTQPQSEAASVYRNSVAMNENYNTIQPTFETSAASQPAREKTRGSRATPRSSRVIQQSQQPNAYQANAQQQNSGFPSQSQQSYAMEIQTVPLSQVQSQQPSPVQIATLNDQSAVSANQISSIAAAAVQNLVSVQHNFAQASNATLQTQHQAIRPLPTASPIASKPYKIVQPQQQCYKFPNLVHNLNAQQCKFNANSFKTHPTPQVVSVSSESQPSQSQILLQCRSSGLDLTAPAMHPTKLLPQPMTSNAEKEEIFAVPKYQIKGRNRSRSSSSLGAPRIHPPPLVSAVSDPALNLNNNVLLAHLLTNKITQVTTAQHITTPVTVQTMQTSSIQQTQSQPQAIQPITTQQILLNANSQTHQSQSSPSSPKDSSSNAHSPQALSLSPLHSPMSIGSPLSPSRGYIKGESERGQGYKEQRRVGHIHAEQKRRYNIKSGFDMLNSLIPQLSQNSNAKLSKAAMLQKGADYIRQLRAERNQLKEEMDSLRHQIECLNTSISNCQSMLPATGAPVSRHRTNKMKEMFDEYVRTRTRENWKFWIFSVLLEPLMISFNASVSTASIEDLYKSTIMWVEQHCSLVDLRPAVLNSLKYICTATDILSDPARLPEEALAAVNRTERRRSAQ, encoded by the exons ATGCAGGCTGAGTTGATATACCGAAAACCGTCGGCGATGACGAGCCAGGGCGGTTTTCATTGCGTTAGCAGCGATAAGAAGCGAGAGAAGAACGGCGGGCGAGACTCGCGCGAGACGATACACTCGGGTCACTTCATGGTGTCGGACTTCGAGGCCGAGGCGCAGGATGACGAGGACGAGCTCGCCGTACCGGTGCCGGACCAGGAGGAGGCGCAGACCACGAGATTTCCGATCGCCGTACCGCCGCGTTTCCCGTACGACAAATTCACGAGCAGCGGTTCGTTTTATGACAAGAATACGTCTCAGCAGTTGAGCATCGAGACGTCCTTGAACAAGCTCTTCCAATGCATGTCTCTCGCCTACAG ACAGAAGCTGACATCGCCTAAGTGGAATCGCTTCAAAGGGATCAGACTGAGGTGGAAGGACAAGATCAGACTGAACAATGTGATTTGGAGATGCTGGCACATGCAAT TTATACTGAAGCAGAATACGCTGGTGTGCCAATTTGCATCGCCACTTGACGTCGATACTCACAACAAACCTGAG GCGGTGGTGTTAGAGGGAAAATACTGGAAACGAAAGCTCGCGGCCGTTACAGCGGAATACAAGAAATGGCGTATGTTCTACCGCAACAAGATCCTTGGTTGGACCAACAAGGATGGCACAGAGATG ATGGAATCAATGGACATGCTAGATTGGGACAATGGAGGCGGAACCATCGGTAATTTTGGAACGGGTACGGGCAATGCATTTGGTGGAATCGGCGGAGCTCCAGGCGGGGAGAGTATGATGGTCGATGAGGATTATATGGAACTGATGACTGATACTCTCTTTTCGACCATCAGCTCAAATCAACCAATATACTTCCCTGATCCTCGAGAAATcg CGCGAGGTGCCAGTTTAGCGGACTTCATCCAACCTAGTCTAGGTCCCTTGCAACCAAATCTGGATGATTTTATGGACACTCTAGAGCCATTGCAAG AATTCCTAAACTCAAAATTGCCTCCCGTACCCGAGGAGGACGATATGTTTCGGAATAGCAGTCTTAGTGCTAATTATTCTGATCTGGACTTGATGACACCGATTAATCAGATGAACGAAATAGGCGAAGATCCGACAACGTTAAAGAACCAGGCCtcgcaacagcagcagcagcagcagcagcagcagccacAGCAGCTGCAGCAGGAGGAACAGGCAGCTAGTATGCAGAATCTCCAGTATACCGCCAAGATATATACTCAGCCACAGTCTGAAGCAGCGAGTGTGTATAGAAATAGCGT AGCTATGAACGAAAATTACAACACTATTCAGCCTACCTTCGAGACGTCCGCAGCGAGTCAACCCGCGCGGGAAAAGACTAGAGGCAGCAGGGCGACGCCGAGGAGTAGCCGCGTGATACAGCAATCCCAACAGCCGAATGCGTATCAAGCGAACGCGCAGCAACAGAATTCGGGATTCCCGTCGCAGTCGCAGCAGTCGTACGCGATGGAAATTCAGACGGTACCGTTGTCGCAGGTGCAAAGCCAACAGCCGTCACCGGTGCAAATTGCGACGCTGAACGATCAGTCGGCGGTCAGCGCCAACCAGATATCCTCGATCGCCGCCGCGGCCGTGCAGAATCTGGTGTCGGTGCAGCACAACTTCGCGCAGGCCAGTAACGCGACGCTGCAGACGCAGCATCAAGCAATTAGGCCTTTACCGACTGCCTCGCCAATAGCCAGCAAGCCTTACAAGATTGTACAGCCGCAGCAGCAGTGCTACAAATTCCCAAACCTCGTACACAATCTTAATGCTCAACAATGCAAATTTAACGCTAATAGTTTCAAG acGCATCCCACGCCACAAGTGGTATCAGTTTCCTCGGAGTCGCAACCGTCGCAGTCGCAGATACTGCTGCAGTGCAGATCCTCCGGTTTGGATCTCACCGCACCAGCTATGCATCCTACCAAGCTGCTACCTCAACCAATGACGTCCAATGCAGAGAAGGAAGAGATTTTCGCCGTACCTAAG TATCAAATTAAAGGAAGGAATCGATCACGAAGCAGCTCGTCTTTGGGGGCGCCCAGGATACATCCACCCCCGCTGGTATCTGCAGTGAGCGATCCGGCTCTAAATCTAAATAACAACGTCTTACTTGCGCATTTACTTACGAACA aAATAACGCAAGTGACGACAGCACAACATATCACGACGCCGGTGACAGTCCAAACAATGCAGACTTCCAGCATACAGCAGACGCAATCGCAACCACAG GCGATCCAACCGATCACAACCCAACAGATCCTCTTAAACGCGAACAGCCAAACGCACCAGTCCCAAAGTAGTCCTAGCTCGCCGAAAGACAGCAGCTCCAATGCACACAGTCCTCAGGCATTAAGCCTCAGCCCTTTACACAGCCCTATGAGCATAGGCAGCCCTTTGTCACCCAGTCGCGGATACATCAAGGGCGAATCGGAAAGAGGACAGGGATACAAGGAGCAGAGACGCGTCGGCCACATTCACGCGGAGCAGAAGCGTAGATACAACATCAAAAGTGGCTTCGACATGCTAAACAGTCTAATACCGCAGCTAAGCCAAAACTCCAATGCAAAACTCAGCAAAGCAGCTATGCTGCAGAAGGGGGCGGATTATATTCGACAGCTGCGAGCGGAGAGGAATCAGTTGAAGGAGGAAATGGATAGCCTGAGACATCAGATCGAGTGCCTTAATACGTCTATTAg TAATTGTCAATCTATGCTTCCTGCAACGGGTGCTCCAGTTTCCAGACATAGAACCAACAAGATGAAAGAGATGTTTGACGAATATGTACGTACGCGCACGCGAGAAAACTGGAAATTCTGGATc TTCAGTGTATTATTAGAACCGTTGATGATATCTTTCAACGCTTCAGTCTCGACTGCGAGTATCGAGGACCTGTACAAGAGTACAATAATGTGGGTGGAACAACACTGCTCGCTTGTCGACCTCAGACCAG ctGTTCTGAACTCTCTAAAGTATATATGTACTGCCACCGATATTTTATCAGATCCGGCGCGCCTACCCGAAGAAGCACTCGCGGCGGTTAATCGGACAGAACGTCGACGATCTGCGCAGTGA